A part of Acidaminococcales bacterium genomic DNA contains:
- a CDS encoding zinc ribbon domain-containing protein: MDTETWELAQKLRRVVRRPMEEHAPNPLTGLLICADCGGRLHNRRSDYTTDRNGKRIWPVDTYECENYRKNAAKFVDVCSIHFIRTSVVRELILKTIRRVTEYAKINESEFVAKLRADSEVQQADAAKSHRKLLARNERRIAELDTLFIKIYEDA, translated from the coding sequence GTGGACACCGAAACGTGGGAACTGGCGCAGAAACTGCGGCGTGTGGTGCGCCGTCCGATGGAGGAACACGCGCCGAATCCGCTGACAGGCTTGCTGATTTGCGCTGATTGCGGCGGGAGGTTGCACAACCGCAGGAGCGACTACACCACCGATAGAAACGGCAAACGCATTTGGCCTGTGGACACTTACGAGTGCGAGAATTACCGCAAGAACGCCGCAAAATTCGTGGATGTGTGCAGTATTCACTTCATACGCACGTCAGTTGTGCGGGAGCTGATACTGAAAACCATTCGCAGGGTTACCGAATACGCCAAAATCAACGAATCGGAGTTCGTGGCGAAACTCCGCGCTGACAGCGAGGTTCAGCAAGCTGATGCTGCAAAATCTCACCGCAAGTTGCTTGCCAGAAATGAGCGGCGTATCGCGGAACTCGACACGCTGTTTATAAAAATCTACGAGGACGCATAA
- a CDS encoding thermonuclease family protein: MDKDEQDTRKMFNSVLILEGYAQLLTIPPNVRYVEQSRQYQSEARENERGLWKN; encoded by the coding sequence CTGGACAAGGACGAGCAAGACACGCGCAAAATGTTCAATTCCGTCCTGATTTTGGAAGGCTACGCACAACTGCTGACCATACCGCCCAATGTCCGCTATGTCGAGCAGTCCAGGCAGTACCAGTCGGAAGCGCGGGAGAATGAACGGGGTTTGTGGAAAAACTGA
- a CDS encoding site-specific integrase, whose product MAKLHGGMYPDKARPGSMRAYIDTPGGNRKWRRFKSEDEAASWLIGQSAEINKGTFQEPSKITVGDWMEEWLDVYTKPKVRTNTYERYAISFAHMEPLYAIPLQKLEPHAVQKFYSTSKLSQNALHKVHQLLKAALRQAANNNYIMRNPLDAVPAPKVKKTEITTFAAEEVCALLEFCKNRPPRHSARYYPLFCLLAMTGARIGEILALKWEDVDLEKRTIFIKNSAEETKTYGARIGDVKTVKGKRKISFPLSVLDAIKSLPHGEGLIFKTRTGNQLYKRNVIRAWEELIAAYNRQKGVAHIKYRSLHKLRHTHATTLLADGDIAIADVSARLGHARISHTLDLYAHARPEQDKKIADKIDGLYKK is encoded by the coding sequence ATGGCAAAACTTCACGGCGGCATGTACCCCGACAAAGCCCGCCCCGGCTCCATGAGGGCGTATATAGACACCCCGGGCGGGAACCGCAAATGGCGGCGGTTCAAGTCCGAAGACGAGGCCGCTTCCTGGCTGATCGGCCAGTCGGCGGAAATCAACAAAGGGACGTTTCAAGAGCCATCCAAAATCACGGTCGGCGACTGGATGGAAGAATGGCTTGACGTATACACCAAGCCGAAAGTCAGGACAAACACATACGAACGGTATGCAATCAGCTTCGCGCACATGGAGCCGCTGTATGCCATTCCTTTGCAAAAACTGGAGCCCCATGCCGTACAAAAATTCTATTCCACAAGCAAGCTGTCCCAAAACGCTTTGCACAAAGTGCACCAGCTACTAAAGGCCGCGCTGCGGCAAGCTGCCAACAACAATTACATAATGCGCAATCCTCTTGACGCCGTGCCCGCGCCCAAAGTTAAAAAGACTGAAATAACAACCTTCGCGGCCGAAGAAGTTTGCGCCCTCCTGGAATTTTGCAAAAACAGGCCGCCGCGGCATTCGGCAAGGTACTACCCTCTTTTCTGCCTCTTGGCGATGACCGGCGCGCGAATTGGCGAAATACTTGCTCTTAAATGGGAAGACGTCGACTTGGAAAAAAGAACAATATTCATAAAAAACTCCGCAGAAGAAACCAAGACTTACGGCGCAAGAATCGGCGACGTGAAAACGGTAAAAGGGAAAAGGAAAATATCCTTTCCCTTGTCCGTTTTGGATGCGATAAAATCATTGCCGCATGGCGAAGGCCTGATATTTAAAACCAGAACCGGCAACCAGCTATACAAGCGCAATGTCATAAGGGCATGGGAAGAACTGATAGCCGCGTACAACCGGCAAAAGGGCGTTGCCCATATAAAATATCGAAGCCTGCACAAACTGCGCCATACGCACGCCACGACGCTCTTGGCGGACGGCGACATAGCGATAGCCGACGTTTCGGCCAGGCTCGGACACGCAAGGATAAGCCACACGCTCGACCTGTATGCCCATGCACGGCCGGAGCAAGACAAAAAAATCGCCGATAAAATTGATGGCCTATACAAAAAATAG